In one Kitasatospora cineracea genomic region, the following are encoded:
- the prfB gene encoding peptide chain release factor 2 produces the protein MAAVDPSEELKNLDSTMASIEAVLDLDKIRADIATLEEEAAAPNLWDDLANAQKVTSRLSFLQGELRKVETLRGRVEDLGVLFELAEAEDDADTRAEAETELVSVQKAVEELEVRTLLSGEYDAREALVNIRAEAGGVDAADFAEQLMRMYLRWAERHGYPTEVYDTSYAEEAGIKSATFTVKAPYSYGTLSVEQGTHRLVRISPFDNQGRRQTSFAGVEVLPVVETSDHVDIDEGDLRIDVYRASGPGGQGVNTTDSAVRITHLPTGIVVSCQNERSQIQNKASAMNVLQAKLLERRRQEERAAMDALKDGGSSWGNQMRSYVLHPYQMVKDLRTEHEVGNPQAVLDGDIDGFIEAGIRWRKQREN, from the coding sequence GTGGCAGCCGTCGATCCTTCCGAAGAGCTCAAGAACCTCGATTCGACCATGGCGTCGATCGAGGCCGTCCTCGACCTGGACAAGATCCGGGCCGACATCGCGACCCTGGAGGAGGAGGCAGCCGCCCCCAACCTGTGGGACGACCTCGCGAACGCGCAGAAGGTCACCAGCCGGCTCTCCTTCCTCCAGGGCGAGCTGCGCAAGGTCGAGACCCTGCGCGGCCGGGTCGAGGACCTGGGCGTCCTGTTCGAACTGGCCGAGGCCGAGGACGACGCGGACACCCGCGCCGAGGCCGAGACCGAGCTGGTCTCCGTGCAGAAGGCCGTCGAGGAGCTGGAGGTGCGCACCCTGCTCTCCGGCGAGTACGACGCCCGCGAGGCCCTGGTCAACATCCGCGCCGAGGCGGGCGGCGTCGACGCCGCCGACTTCGCCGAGCAGCTGATGCGCATGTACCTGCGCTGGGCCGAGCGGCACGGCTACCCGACCGAGGTCTACGACACCTCGTACGCCGAAGAGGCCGGCATCAAGTCCGCGACCTTCACCGTCAAGGCGCCGTACTCCTACGGCACCCTCTCGGTCGAGCAGGGCACCCACCGCCTGGTGCGGATCTCCCCGTTCGACAACCAGGGCCGCCGCCAGACCTCCTTCGCCGGCGTCGAGGTGCTCCCGGTCGTCGAGACCTCCGACCACGTCGACATCGACGAGGGCGACCTGCGGATCGACGTCTACCGCGCCTCCGGCCCCGGCGGCCAGGGCGTCAACACCACCGACTCCGCGGTCCGGATCACCCACCTGCCCACCGGCATCGTGGTCTCCTGCCAGAACGAGCGCTCCCAGATCCAGAACAAGGCCTCGGCGATGAACGTCCTGCAGGCCAAGCTGCTGGAGCGCCGCCGCCAGGAGGAGCGCGCCGCGATGGACGCGCTCAAGGACGGCGGCTCGTCCTGGGGCAACCAGATGCGCTCCTACGTCCTGCACCCCTACCAGATGGTCAAGGACCTGCGCACCGAGCACGAGGTCGGCAACCCGCAGGCGGTGCTGGACGGCGACATCGACGGCTTCATCGAGGCGGGCATCCGCTGGCGCAAGCAGCGCGAGAACTGA
- the ftsE gene encoding cell division ATP-binding protein FtsE, whose translation MIRFDNVSKTYPKQNRPALDNVSLEIEKGEFVFLVGSSGSGKSTFLRLCLREERPSTGDVHVLGKDLGKLSNWKVPHMRRQLGTVFQDFRLLPNKTVGQNVAFALEVIGKPKSAINKVVPEVLDLVGLGGKEDRMPGELSGGEQQRVAIARAFVNRPMLLIADEPTGNLDPQNSVGIMKLLDRINRTGTTVLMATHDQAIVDQMRKRVIELDKGLLVRDQARGVYGYQS comes from the coding sequence GTGATCAGATTCGACAACGTCTCCAAGACCTATCCCAAGCAGAACCGTCCGGCCCTGGACAACGTCTCGCTGGAGATCGAGAAGGGCGAGTTCGTCTTCCTGGTCGGTTCGTCCGGTTCGGGCAAGTCGACGTTCCTGCGCCTGTGCCTGCGGGAGGAGCGCCCCTCCACCGGTGACGTGCACGTGCTCGGCAAGGACCTGGGCAAGCTCTCGAACTGGAAGGTGCCGCACATGCGGCGCCAACTGGGCACCGTCTTCCAGGACTTCCGCCTGCTGCCGAACAAGACCGTCGGGCAGAACGTGGCGTTCGCCCTGGAGGTCATCGGCAAGCCGAAGAGCGCCATCAACAAGGTGGTGCCCGAGGTGCTCGACCTGGTCGGCCTCGGCGGCAAGGAGGACCGGATGCCCGGCGAGCTGTCGGGCGGTGAGCAGCAGCGCGTGGCGATCGCCCGCGCGTTCGTGAACCGGCCGATGCTGCTGATCGCCGACGAGCCCACCGGCAACCTCGACCCGCAGAACTCGGTCGGCATCATGAAGCTGCTCGACCGCATCAACCGGACCGGCACCACCGTGCTGATGGCGACCCACGACCAGGCCATCGTCGACCAGATGCGCAAGCGCGTCATCGAGCTCGACAAGGGCCTGCTGGTCCGCGACCAGGCCCGCGGCGTCTACGGCTACCAGAGCTAG
- the ftsX gene encoding permease-like cell division protein FtsX: MRAQFVLSEIGVGLRRNLTMTIAVVVSVALSLALAGASLLVRDQVNSMKDYWYDKVEVSIYFCTKADHNSPQCASGEATDDQIQAVKDGLAKMPLVQNYTFENSQEAFKHFQESNPDNPLLAAVGPDAMPQSWRVKLNDPTRFDVVQSAFAGKPGVKSVEDQRKILENLFGLLRGLQTAAFVIMVLMLFVALLLIVNTVRVSAFSRRRETGIMRLVGASNFYVQMPFIAEAAFAALLGSALASALLLGGHFFVQGWLAKKVAFIHFIGLSSVLAVIPLLVVVGMAMAGVAAFFTLRKYLKV; the protein is encoded by the coding sequence ATGCGCGCCCAGTTCGTTCTGTCGGAGATCGGCGTCGGTCTCCGCCGCAACCTGACCATGACCATCGCCGTCGTGGTCAGTGTCGCGCTGTCGCTCGCCCTCGCCGGTGCCTCGCTGCTGGTCCGCGACCAGGTCAACTCCATGAAGGACTACTGGTACGACAAGGTCGAGGTCAGCATCTACTTCTGCACGAAGGCGGACCACAACTCGCCGCAGTGCGCGTCGGGCGAGGCGACCGACGACCAGATCCAGGCGGTCAAGGACGGCCTGGCGAAGATGCCGCTGGTGCAGAACTACACCTTCGAGAACTCGCAGGAGGCGTTCAAGCACTTCCAGGAGAGCAACCCGGACAACCCGCTGCTGGCGGCGGTCGGCCCGGACGCGATGCCGCAGTCCTGGCGGGTCAAGCTGAACGACCCGACCCGGTTCGACGTGGTGCAGAGCGCCTTCGCCGGCAAGCCCGGCGTGAAGTCGGTCGAGGACCAGCGGAAGATCCTGGAGAACCTGTTCGGCCTGCTGCGCGGCCTGCAGACCGCCGCGTTCGTGATCATGGTGCTGATGCTGTTCGTCGCCCTGCTGCTGATCGTCAACACCGTCCGGGTGTCCGCGTTCAGCCGCCGCCGCGAGACCGGCATCATGCGACTGGTCGGCGCCTCCAACTTCTACGTGCAGATGCCGTTCATCGCGGAGGCCGCGTTCGCCGCGCTGCTCGGCTCGGCGCTGGCCTCGGCGCTGCTGCTGGGCGGGCACTTCTTCGTCCAGGGCTGGCTGGCCAAGAAGGTGGCGTTCATCCACTTCATCGGCCTGTCCTCGGTGCTGGCGGTGATCCCGCTGCTGGTCGTGGTCGGCATGGCGATGGCCGGCGTGGCCGCGTTCTTCACCCTGCGCAAGTACCTGAAGGTCTGA
- a CDS encoding S41 family peptidase — MPTPQRVRQGMTLGLVFGAVLFAGAASGAWGEPDGSSRAPSSSEGPPPAADLAGADLTPQQARQLVGDSGDRWAAYLSPQQYADLTGGRYAGVGLNVDREAGGPTLVAEVVPGSPAARAGIEPGQRLVTVDGAPAEQLPVTELVSRLRGGPAGSTVAVDVRDGAGPVRELTLTRAELSTREVEVEHPAPGVARIAVHAFTEGVAEQVRAAEAGSRGVVLDLRGNSGGLVGEAVDTASVFLDGGPVASYQVHGEHRELTAAPGGDTAVPLVVLVDGGTMSAAELLAGALQDRSRAVLVGSRTFGKGTVQQPSRLADGSVLELTVGRYQTPAGRSPDGTGVQPDVPAAGEDPQALALKVLDGLSGPAPGATGTPAAPGAPAAEAAAP; from the coding sequence ATGCCGACACCGCAGCGGGTACGCCAGGGGATGACGCTCGGCCTGGTGTTCGGCGCGGTGCTGTTCGCCGGAGCCGCCTCGGGGGCCTGGGGGGAGCCGGACGGCTCGTCCCGGGCCCCTTCGTCGTCCGAGGGCCCGCCGCCCGCCGCCGACCTCGCCGGGGCGGACCTCACCCCGCAGCAGGCCCGGCAGTTGGTCGGCGACAGCGGCGACCGCTGGGCGGCCTACCTGAGCCCGCAGCAGTACGCGGACCTCACCGGCGGCCGGTACGCGGGCGTCGGGCTGAACGTGGACCGGGAGGCCGGCGGGCCCACCCTGGTCGCCGAGGTGGTGCCCGGCTCGCCCGCCGCCCGGGCCGGCATCGAGCCCGGCCAGCGGCTGGTCACCGTCGACGGGGCGCCCGCCGAACAACTGCCGGTCACCGAACTGGTCTCCCGGCTGCGCGGCGGACCGGCCGGCAGCACGGTCGCCGTGGACGTCCGGGACGGGGCCGGGCCGGTGCGCGAACTCACCCTCACCCGGGCCGAACTCTCCACCCGCGAGGTCGAGGTGGAGCACCCGGCGCCCGGCGTGGCCCGGATCGCCGTGCACGCCTTCACCGAGGGCGTCGCCGAGCAGGTGCGGGCCGCCGAGGCCGGCTCCCGGGGCGTGGTGCTCGACCTGCGAGGCAACTCCGGCGGGCTGGTCGGGGAGGCCGTCGACACCGCCTCGGTGTTCCTCGACGGCGGCCCGGTGGCCAGCTACCAGGTGCACGGCGAGCACCGCGAACTGACCGCCGCCCCCGGCGGCGACACCGCCGTCCCGCTGGTGGTGCTGGTCGACGGCGGCACCATGAGCGCCGCCGAACTGCTGGCCGGCGCGCTCCAGGACCGCAGCCGGGCCGTCCTGGTGGGCAGCCGCACCTTCGGCAAGGGCACCGTCCAGCAGCCCAGCCGGCTCGCCGACGGCTCGGTGCTGGAACTCACCGTCGGCCGCTACCAGACCCCGGCCGGCCGCTCCCCGGACGGCACCGGCGTCCAGCCCGACGTGCCGGCCGCCGGCGAGGACCCGCAGGCGCTCGCCCTCAAGGTGCTGGACGGGCTGAGCGGCCCCGCCCCCGGCGCCACCGGCACCCCCGCCGCCCCCGGTGCGCCCGCCGCCGAGGCCGCCGCGCCGTAA
- the smpB gene encoding SsrA-binding protein SmpB produces MAKETGKKLVAQNKKARHEYTILDTYECGMVLTGTEVKSLREGRANLVDGYAYIQGGEAWIDNVFIPEYAQGTWTNHSARRKRKLLLHKMEIRKIESKAKESGHTLVPLSLYFKDGRAKLELALAVGKKLYDKRQTLRERQDRRESDRAVAAARRRSGQG; encoded by the coding sequence ATGGCAAAGGAAACGGGCAAGAAGCTGGTCGCGCAGAACAAGAAGGCGCGGCACGAGTACACCATTCTCGACACCTACGAGTGCGGCATGGTGCTCACCGGTACCGAGGTCAAGTCGCTGCGCGAGGGCCGGGCCAACCTGGTCGACGGCTACGCGTACATCCAGGGCGGCGAGGCCTGGATCGACAACGTCTTCATCCCCGAGTACGCCCAGGGCACCTGGACCAACCACTCGGCGCGGCGCAAGCGCAAGCTGCTGCTGCACAAGATGGAGATCCGCAAGATCGAGTCCAAGGCGAAGGAGAGCGGCCACACGCTGGTCCCGCTGTCGCTCTACTTCAAGGACGGCCGCGCCAAGCTCGAACTCGCCCTCGCCGTCGGCAAGAAGCTGTACGACAAGCGGCAGACCCTGCGCGAGCGCCAGGACCGCCGCGAGTCCGACCGCGCGGTGGCCGCCGCCCGCCGGCGCTCCGGCCAGGGCTGA
- a CDS encoding alpha/beta hydrolase, translated as MDISLLSGWLPWTFRILAVVAVVGTLFRLSPFWLRRRLPWVVGGSLACTGLIALLVSLFGDVQDPLPFGLWFWVCCALLGLGGLAAGIRRARWWNLVAVPVALGMSLLCAANSINISTGYYPDVNAAFGDLTDAPVPQQMTLEEALATVGRSNAGRVVAVEIPAEPSGFKHRRELVYLPPAWFRSKVRPKLPVVEMIGGQFAAPDNWIRAGGAISTADAYAAAHNGYAPILVMVDATGNFKTDTECVNGKPGNAEDHLVKDVPPYIAKTFGSATGPHSWAVAGWSMGGTCAVDLAVLHPDVFGHFVDISGDSGPNLGGKQTTINDLYGGNAAAWDAHDPVTVLGRAKKDAYRGSGGYFLVGDGEGGKHLESAQILDRAAREAGLETKVEVHPGKHDWQFGTASFKLALPWLAQRTGLPGSN; from the coding sequence GTGGACATCTCGCTGTTGAGCGGCTGGTTGCCGTGGACCTTCCGGATACTGGCCGTCGTCGCGGTCGTCGGAACCCTGTTCCGGCTCAGCCCGTTCTGGCTCCGCCGCAGACTGCCCTGGGTGGTCGGCGGGTCGCTGGCCTGCACCGGCCTGATAGCCCTGCTGGTGTCGCTGTTCGGCGACGTCCAGGACCCGCTGCCGTTCGGCCTCTGGTTCTGGGTCTGCTGCGCCCTGCTGGGCCTGGGCGGCCTGGCCGCCGGCATCCGGCGGGCCCGCTGGTGGAACCTGGTCGCCGTCCCGGTGGCGCTCGGGATGTCCCTGCTGTGCGCCGCCAACTCGATCAACATCTCCACCGGTTACTACCCCGACGTGAACGCGGCGTTCGGCGACCTGACCGACGCCCCGGTGCCGCAGCAGATGACGCTGGAGGAGGCGCTGGCCACCGTCGGCCGGTCCAACGCGGGCCGGGTGGTCGCGGTGGAGATCCCCGCCGAGCCGAGCGGCTTCAAGCACCGCCGCGAACTGGTCTACCTGCCGCCGGCCTGGTTCCGCAGCAAGGTTCGGCCCAAGCTGCCGGTGGTGGAGATGATCGGCGGCCAGTTCGCCGCGCCCGACAACTGGATCCGGGCCGGCGGGGCGATCAGCACCGCCGACGCGTACGCCGCCGCGCACAACGGGTACGCCCCGATCCTGGTGATGGTGGACGCCACCGGGAACTTCAAGACCGACACCGAGTGCGTCAACGGCAAGCCCGGCAACGCCGAGGACCACCTGGTCAAGGACGTCCCGCCGTACATCGCCAAGACCTTCGGCTCGGCCACCGGCCCGCACTCCTGGGCGGTGGCCGGCTGGTCGATGGGCGGCACCTGCGCGGTGGACCTGGCCGTGCTGCACCCCGACGTGTTCGGCCACTTCGTCGACATCTCCGGCGACAGCGGCCCCAACCTCGGCGGCAAGCAGACCACCATCAACGACCTGTACGGCGGGAACGCCGCCGCCTGGGACGCGCACGACCCGGTGACCGTCCTCGGCCGGGCCAAGAAGGACGCCTACCGGGGCTCCGGCGGCTACTTCCTGGTCGGCGACGGGGAGGGCGGCAAGCACCTGGAGAGCGCCCAGATCCTGGACCGGGCCGCCCGGGAGGCCGGCCTGGAGACCAAGGTCGAGGTCCACCCCGGCAAGCACGACTGGCAGTTCGGCACCGCGAGCTTCAAGCTGGCGCTGCCCTGGCTGGCCCAGCGGACCGGCCTGCCCGGCTCGAACTGA
- a CDS encoding nitrate/nitrite transporter translates to MDGTTTRGRTGGRWIQQWDPEDTAFWAATGRRTARRNLAFSVLSEHVGFSVWSLWSVMVLFMGKEYGIDPAGKFFLVAMPTLVGAFVRIPYTVAVARFGGRNWTVVSALLLLLPALAAWFVMHPGTSYTTFMLVAALTGFGGGNFASSMTNINAFYPARHKGWALGLNAGGGNIGVPVIQLVSLGVIAWAGAGHPRLVLGVYLPLIVVAALCAALFMDNLAPMRSDTGALAAVVREKHTWLMSVLYIGTFGSFIGFSFAFGLVLQNQFGRTPLQAAQLTFLGPLLGSVIRPLGGKLADRYGGARITLWNFAAMAAAASVVTYASSIRSLPVFLAGFVALFVLAGLGNGSTYKMIPGIFDAKAQDRIAAGAAAEEAAAWSRRMSGAAIGVIGAVGALGGLFINLAFRESFLIAKSGTPAFVSFLAAYAVCSALTWAVYLRRPAAGAATDTPALTRV, encoded by the coding sequence ATGGACGGCACCACCACGCGCGGCAGGACGGGCGGCCGCTGGATCCAGCAGTGGGACCCGGAGGACACCGCGTTCTGGGCGGCCACCGGCCGCCGCACCGCCCGCCGCAACCTCGCCTTCTCGGTGCTCTCCGAACACGTCGGCTTCTCGGTCTGGAGCCTGTGGTCGGTGATGGTGCTCTTCATGGGCAAGGAGTACGGCATCGACCCGGCCGGCAAGTTCTTCCTGGTGGCGATGCCCACCCTGGTCGGCGCCTTCGTCCGGATCCCCTACACCGTGGCGGTCGCCCGGTTCGGCGGCCGGAACTGGACGGTGGTCTCCGCACTGCTGCTGCTCCTGCCCGCCCTGGCCGCCTGGTTCGTGATGCACCCCGGCACCTCGTACACCACCTTCATGCTGGTCGCGGCGCTCACCGGGTTCGGCGGCGGCAACTTCGCCTCCTCGATGACCAACATCAACGCCTTCTACCCGGCCCGGCACAAGGGCTGGGCGCTCGGCCTGAACGCCGGCGGCGGCAACATCGGGGTGCCGGTGATCCAGCTGGTCTCGCTCGGCGTGATCGCCTGGGCCGGGGCCGGCCACCCGCGGCTGGTGCTCGGCGTCTACCTGCCGCTGATCGTGGTCGCCGCGCTGTGCGCCGCCCTGTTCATGGACAACCTCGCCCCGATGCGCTCCGACACCGGCGCGCTGGCCGCCGTCGTCAGGGAGAAGCACACCTGGCTGATGTCGGTGCTGTACATCGGCACCTTCGGCTCCTTCATCGGCTTCTCCTTCGCCTTCGGCCTGGTGCTGCAGAACCAGTTCGGCCGCACCCCGCTGCAGGCCGCCCAACTCACCTTCCTCGGCCCGCTGCTGGGCTCGGTGATCCGCCCGCTCGGCGGCAAGCTCGCCGACCGGTACGGCGGCGCCCGGATCACGCTGTGGAACTTCGCCGCGATGGCCGCCGCCGCGAGCGTGGTCACCTACGCCTCGTCGATCCGCTCGCTGCCGGTCTTCCTCGCCGGCTTCGTCGCCCTGTTCGTGCTCGCCGGGCTCGGCAACGGCTCCACCTACAAGATGATCCCCGGCATCTTCGACGCCAAGGCCCAGGACCGGATCGCCGCCGGGGCCGCCGCCGAGGAGGCCGCCGCCTGGTCGCGCCGGATGTCCGGCGCCGCGATCGGCGTGATCGGCGCGGTCGGCGCCCTCGGCGGGCTCTTCATCAACCTCGCCTTCCGCGAGTCCTTCCTGATCGCCAAGTCCGGCACCCCCGCCTTCGTCTCCTTCCTCGCCGCCTACGCCGTCTGCTCCGCCCTCACCTGGGCGGTCTACCTGCGCCGCCCCGCCGCCGGGGCCGCCACCGACACCCCCGCCCTCACCCGGGTCTGA
- a CDS encoding uroporphyrinogen-III synthase, whose product MADPTPRQPAEPAPTEAAAPTDAAAPSEAAPTEAAPTTAEPAAAAGPAEAGPLAGWTIGITAARRADELAALLQRRGADVLRAPALRIVPLADDGELHTATRALIADPPDLAVATTGIGFRGWLEAADGWDLGDDLRAALGRAAVLARGPKAKGAIRAAGLRESFSAATESSAEVLSHLLDQGVDGRRIAVQLHGAPLPGFVESLRAAGADVVEVPVYRWLPPADPGPLDRLLDAACTGAVDAVTFTSAPAAISLLERAAERGRTEELLHALRRDVLAVCVGPVTAAPLDALDVPTVWPERMRLGAMVQTLTAALPARSHPLPVAGHTLELRGRAALVDGLLRPVPPAGMALLRTLAHRPGWVVPRADLLRALPGSGDDEHAVESAMARLRQSLGAPGLITTVVKRGYRLSLDH is encoded by the coding sequence ATGGCCGACCCGACCCCACGCCAGCCGGCCGAACCGGCGCCCACCGAAGCCGCCGCGCCCACCGATGCCGCCGCACCCAGCGAAGCCGCACCCACCGAAGCCGCACCCACCACCGCCGAGCCGGCCGCCGCCGCCGGGCCCGCCGAGGCCGGCCCGCTGGCCGGCTGGACCATCGGCATCACCGCCGCCCGCCGCGCCGACGAACTCGCCGCCCTGCTGCAGCGCCGCGGCGCGGACGTGCTGCGCGCCCCCGCCCTGCGGATCGTCCCGCTCGCCGACGACGGCGAGCTTCACACCGCCACCCGCGCCCTGATCGCCGACCCGCCCGACCTGGCCGTCGCCACCACGGGCATCGGCTTCCGCGGCTGGCTGGAGGCCGCCGACGGCTGGGACCTCGGCGATGACCTGCGCGCCGCCCTCGGCCGCGCCGCCGTGCTGGCCCGCGGCCCCAAGGCCAAGGGCGCGATCCGCGCCGCCGGGCTGCGCGAGTCCTTCTCCGCCGCCACCGAGTCCTCCGCCGAGGTTCTCTCCCACCTGCTCGACCAGGGCGTCGACGGCCGCCGGATCGCCGTCCAGCTGCACGGCGCCCCGCTGCCCGGCTTCGTCGAGTCGCTGCGCGCCGCCGGCGCCGACGTGGTCGAGGTGCCGGTCTACCGCTGGCTGCCGCCCGCCGACCCCGGCCCGCTCGACCGCCTCCTCGACGCGGCCTGCACCGGCGCGGTCGACGCCGTCACCTTCACCTCCGCGCCCGCCGCGATCAGCCTGCTGGAGCGGGCCGCCGAGCGCGGCCGCACCGAGGAACTGCTGCACGCCCTGCGCCGCGACGTCCTGGCGGTCTGCGTCGGCCCGGTCACCGCCGCGCCCCTGGACGCACTGGACGTCCCCACCGTCTGGCCCGAGCGGATGCGGCTGGGCGCGATGGTGCAGACCCTCACCGCCGCCCTCCCGGCCCGCTCCCACCCGCTCCCGGTGGCCGGCCACACCCTGGAACTGCGCGGCCGGGCCGCCCTGGTCGACGGCCTGCTGCGCCCCGTCCCGCCGGCCGGCATGGCCCTGCTGCGCACCCTGGCCCACCGCCCCGGCTGGGTCGTCCCGCGCGCCGACCTGCTCCGCGCGCTGCCCGGCAGCGGCGACGACGAGCACGCCGTGGAGTCCGCGATGGCCCGGCTGCGCCAGTCGCTCGGCGCCCCCGGCCTGATCACCACCGTGGTCAAGCGCGGCTACCGGCTCTCGCTCGACCACTGA